A window from Shewanella livingstonensis encodes these proteins:
- a CDS encoding 3-ketoacyl-ACP reductase FabG2, which produces MNNRVLVTGSSRGIGKAIAIKLAENGFNIALHFHSNHVAAAQVQKTLLDLGVQVSVLQFDIADRQAVKLAIETDTAEHGAYYGVILNAGINRDTAFPAMTEHEWDSVIHTNLDGFYNVIHPTIMPMVQARKGGRIITLASVSGIAGNRGQVNYSASKAGIIGATKALSLELAKRKITVNCIAPGLIETDMVSDIPTDMVNQIVPMKRMGKPSEIAGLANFLMSDDAAYITRQVISVNGGMI; this is translated from the coding sequence TTGAATAATAGAGTATTAGTTACCGGTTCAAGCAGAGGAATAGGCAAGGCTATCGCGATTAAATTAGCCGAAAATGGCTTTAATATTGCACTGCATTTTCACAGTAATCATGTCGCTGCGGCGCAAGTACAAAAAACCTTATTAGATCTTGGGGTGCAAGTAAGTGTATTGCAATTTGATATTGCCGACCGTCAAGCAGTTAAGCTTGCTATTGAAACTGACACTGCTGAACATGGCGCTTATTACGGGGTTATTCTGAATGCGGGTATCAACCGTGATACCGCCTTCCCCGCCATGACCGAACACGAGTGGGATAGCGTGATCCACACTAACCTTGATGGTTTTTATAATGTGATTCATCCAACCATTATGCCGATGGTGCAAGCCCGTAAAGGCGGGCGCATTATTACGCTCGCGTCGGTATCAGGTATTGCAGGTAACCGTGGCCAGGTCAATTACAGCGCCTCAAAAGCGGGGATTATTGGCGCAACTAAAGCGCTGTCTCTTGAGTTAGCTAAGCGCAAAATCACCGTTAATTGTATCGCCCCTGGACTGATTGAAACCGACATGGTCAGCGATATCCCAACTGATATGGTTAACCAAATAGTGCCGATGAAACGCATGGGTAAACCTAGCGAGATAGCGGGCCTAGCTAATTTTTTAATGTCAGATGATGCTGCCTACATTACCCGCCAAGTGATTTCTGTTAACGGAGGCATGATATGA